gcacattatcttttaatgaatatcaaagggggagtgttataaatatattatattatgaatgtttatttagtactccgttgtaaataagcttcctgaagaagcttatacATATGAGACCCcgccgtaaatatatttatctatttagtactccattGGAAATAAGCcacctgaagaagcttatcctttcggtactccgttatggataaatattatccatggtagaagattatctttATCTGGCACATAAGCTTGCAGTAGTAGCTTACAAAGCAGCTTGCAGTaacagcttacacaacaacttgcaGTAGTAGCTTATACAGcaacttgcagtagcagcttacacaacagtttcctttcttctataaatagaagagaattaagttcattatgtacataagtttgaagtttgaataatatatcagtttctctctatacttgtctttactttactatttttattttataacagtttTCTTTTTGATTAAAAAATTTGTATAGAAAAGGAGGGTGAATTTGCAGTTTAGTTAAACTTTAAGGAAGCTATTTGTAATGTTTTCAAAGTAGATGGGTGGAAGATGTAATTTACCAAAATACATATATATCAAAACAATGAAACAAAAAACCTTAAACCCTACTGTGTTGAGTGCTGGCTTAGCTGATGTGCAGCTAGGGTTTATTATTATTGTGGAGAAAATTGATTTGCTGTTTGCTACAATCGTAGAGAAAAATGGGAAATTCTCGAGCTCAAGTAAACAAGGCTCATAAAACTCGTTTTGCTTCCAAATCCTCTCGTAATGTTCACAAAATTTCTTCAAAAGGTACAGTTTTGTTCTCTCTCAGTTGTGTTAACTTTGCTTAATTTATGTATTAATTAATAATTTGGTTACGTCAGATAAGAGCAAAATTGCGAAACCTGATCGCAATCTCATCAAGGGAGCCCGGGCAGCTCGGCTTCAGCGTAATAAAATGGTAAGCTTTTACTGTTCATAAAAATTATTGCTTTTACTGTCAATTTTTTTTATTACTTTATGGGTTATTGTGTTAGTTTTATATGCAAAAATGCAATTTTGTAGATGAGGGAGCAGAAAAGAGCTGCCCTTTTACAGGAGAAAAGAGCTTCATCTGGATCAAATAGTCCTCCCCGAGTTATTGTAagtattcttcttttttttttttccgatttAGTTAAGTCAAAAAGATTTAATCAACAAACACCAATTGGTGTCAAAACAGTTATTGTAATAAATTTAGCTGGTGAGACATGGTCAGCTGAAGTGGAGGAGAAGGAAGATATATGTTATCAGTGTTTTCTAACATTTTTATGTGACAGGTTCTGTTTGGTCTATCTGAATCAGTTGATCTTAGTGCGCTTGAACAAGATCTTCTGAAGCTACTGTCTGCAGATGGAAATGGTGTTCTGTTTCCGGCAGTTGCTTCCTCGGAATATAAGTTGAGAGCAACGGTAGGAAGTGCATCCCTTTATCTATTAATAGTTGTTAAGTGATACGCAGAAGAAGAATATTTGCTTTTTTGAATTGGTCGCAGGTTCTAATTTAGCCAAGTATCATATTATGAGCAAACAGATGCAAAGCATAGTTATGTAAgtataactaataaatcaattaCTGTCCTCAATCCAAACTAAATCCTCTTTAACCGTTCACTCTATTCGGGTTTATACAGCAAGATAGGGGAGTAAtatacgagatataagctttagCGGTACATTATAGGATAGAAGGAGCTTCAACTACACTTAAGAATATGAATAAGAGGAGGCTAGGGCTCAGGCATGTGTATTCCATACCAAAATGCTAGAAAAACAATCATAATTACTTTTATGAATTTTCATATCGCTATTCTTTTCGTGTCAAATCTGATGCCAGAAGCAGCATACTATAAATTGTTCGTCGGTTATTGATAGTTAAGTAGTTTTCTACTTTTCTTTGCTTTGGCTTGTTTCTCCTTCACAGAGAGGTCTGAAGAAATCCTAACAGTAAGTTATTTTGTCTAGGTCTTAAAAGCACCTCATGGTGATGTCTTGACATGTATGGAGATGGCCAAGGTACAATATATGCTCAGAACTATTTCCAGGTTATGATTGCTCTTAGGTTCTTTCAAGGATGTTCAACTTAGAAACCGTGGCATTTGCAGGTTGCTGATTTAATTGCTTTTGTCACATCTGCAAGTTCCTCTAATGAAGAAGATTGTCATATAGATGCATTTGGATCTCACTGCCTTTCGGTCTTTAGAGCCCTTGGTCTTCCTAGTACTGCAGTGCTGATTCGTGTAAGGATAAAGATACTTTCCTGAAAGGAAGAGATTCCTTTTGTCATTTTCTTGGGAATGCTTTGGTAAATATTTTAGACTTGAGTAAGTTTTCTTCTGTGCTATAGGATCTGCCCAGTGagttaaaaaagaaaaatgattcaAAGAAGGCATGTGCATCTAGCCTGGCTTCTGAATTTCCAGAGGACTGCAAGTTTTATCCAGCAGATACAAAGGATGAGTTGCATAAGGTAATGATTTGGAGATTGTCTTTTATTGTTTACAGTTTTTTTTTGCTATGACGTCTTCTGGCATATTTCTGTACTAGTCTAGTTAACCTATGAAATCATTGTTTTTTGGGTTGTGCTTTGTAGTTCTTATGGCTTTTTAAGGAGCAAAGGCTCTCAGTACCTCATTGGCGTAATCAACGGCCATATCTAATGGCTCAAAAGGTATGGACCTTCGGGTTTTCCACTTTCTTGATATATTTATCTCTTCTTTGAGGCCCTGTTTGATAATTTGTTTTTAGCTTTTTTAGTTGAAATCTTTTCAGCCAGAAAAAAGGAGCAAAAGCTATCTCTTTGTAattttgcatcttcttgatgccttgCAATGAAGAATCTTATTTCATCAAAAAAAAAAGGGAGCAAAAGCAATCATTCTCCTAACATAATACATTGTTACATCAGACTTGAATTTAGTCGTTAGATTATGTATGTTGACCTTGCATGAATTTTCTCTGATATTGTTTGACAGTGAATGCTTCAATAGAGTGGAGTGGATATATGGGATCCATATAGTTTACACAAACTAATTTGAGATTGCAGAGTagctaattgattgattgatgtTTGTTGATTTCTTATCGGGTTCAACAATTCAGCACCTGCTTTCCTAAATTTCAGATAATGTGTATGCTGTCTCTCCAAATACATTTCTAGAGAGCATGACCGTGATGGCTTGCCCCTTTTTTACCATTTTGTGGAACTTTAGTTGTCTCAATGATTTTTATGGAAGTGATGTATTTCATATAGGTTCATTCATTGTTAACAGTTAGGCAGACATTTGTTGACAGTCAGCATAATTCAATTTAACTATGATGAATCCTCTGAATGGGCCTAAATAAACCGGAATAGACACAGTTCATATAGCCGATTCTAACTTGTTTGGGATTGAAGTTGATTGATTGTAAGGCAGACATTTCTTCATTCCTAGACTGACTACCCAAAAACTAAAATGTATAGACCATTTTGATCTATTCAACTTTAATATCAATGCAGGCGACTTTTAATTGACTTTGTTCTGAACTATGGTTTTGGTCTTTGTACTTCTTTTTGCAGATACGGTTAGTTTAGGATTCAGGATTAATTTCTTTCTTGGGGTCATGTTGTGTTTCAGGTCGACATATTAGCTGATAATTCCATTTCAGGAAAATGTACACTCCTCCTCTCTGGTTATATTCGTGCTCGTAGCCTGTCTGTGAATCAGCTGGTAATTGTTTTGCTTCAGCATATAACTTTGAAATGTTAAAGATACCCCTGACATTAAATACTCCCGGATCAGGTTCACATAACAGGTGCTGGAGATTTTCAGTTATCCAAGATTGAAGTTCTCAAGGATCCATGTCCCCTGAACGTGAGAAAAGGGGACTTAATGGATTCTGATGATATGAATGAGACACAGGTGAACTTTTATTTTGcttacataaacagaattttttTGTGGTATTTAAAAAGTTAGTATCTGATAAGATAAGATTGAACTGTAAAATAGTGATTTCCTATTAATTCTACTCATTCATGCTTGAATTTCTCTGGATTCATTTCTTGTCTCACCATTCTTCTCTTTCTCTGGACCTAGAGGCAACATTTTGGCAGACACCAAAGTACAATTACTACTCCTCTTTGTATAAGGCATTTTACTGACGAAGTTCAATATTCCAAAGTTGTATATAGAGACGAGGCAAATTACAAATTGAAGTATTTAGAGGTTCAAATCCTCAATTATtttttaccttataaaaaaaaaataaaaaccctTGTACTAAAATAATGGGCCTATGGCATTGTAGCTATATGCTTCTAGTGCAGCTGACATCTTTCCTCACCTTTTCTGGATGATGTATTCTCATAACCTCCAACCCCTCTCCTTTATCGGTGTAACATGATATGCAAACATCTATTCTCCTCCTGCGCCTGCTGTAGTAAGTTTCGTGGTTCATTGAGCAGAATACTTTGGTTTCCATCTCTCCTCATCCCAGCTACTTCTTCCAATGTATTACAGGTCGTCAGTTGCTTGATTCCTGACCCTATGAAGCAAGAGCCTTTACTTGTTGAGAATGTCCCTGATCCATTGGCTGGAGAGCAGGTATAACTCTATTCTTTGTACGGTTTTATTGTTCAGACTATGAAAGCAGGAGTGGTCAAAGTCCATACATGAAATGCATGTGTCTTATCATTCTACCTTGTGCATTTCTTTGTAACCACTGGGTTTTCAGTTCATGATGTAATGCATGAGTCTCATCATTGTACCTACTTGTGCCATTCTTCTGTAACCATTTGTAATGTGTTCAAGTATTTGATGTCTATGTTGGTCTTAATCAGACATGGCCTACTGAAGCAGAAATGGCTGAAGCAGAAAGAAATCACGAGGAAAGAAAGCTGAAAAGGAAAACTCTTCCTAAGGGCACTTCTGAATACCAGGTTCATTTTCTGTCAATAGTTGCCCAAACATGTATTCTTTATTGTAATCTAGGTGTATTGGTTTATACCAGAAATAATTAGTTGACTTGCAGGCTGCTTGGATTGTAGAAGATTCAGATGCTGATGTTTCTGAGAGCGAGAATGAAGAAGATGATGGTATGGTCTTGGACGAAGGGGAGAATGCCTTTAATAGCCAAGGGCGTATGGATGAATTTGAGCTCGATGATGACCAGGCTTCTCTATCACTCGAGTCAGATGAAGAAACTGAGACTCATTCTATGATGATGGTGGGTATACCTATGAGCATAGACATGACTattatttttccatttttggcCTTGTAGCATATAAGTAAAGCTGATAGAGTAATCGGGATGATCGAAAAAGGGAAAGGAAAATGCAAGTTGTTAACTACTTATCTCATGAAGAAACCGAATTGAAAAGAAGATAATGGTGGTAATTTCCATGAATCAAATATATGATACTTTTAATTCTTGGCGATCAAGCCTACCATTTTAGCTTGGAAGGGATAAACAGCCTCAAGGTCTTTCTGTAGTAGCTTTTTAGGGGACAACAAAAAATATGTAGAATTTACACAACAAAATGTGGAATCAATCTTTACAATAGATGATACTTGTTGTAAATGAAGGTGTTTTAAGGTGATGGACATACACGTCAGGTGTATGGTGTTGAAATATTAACTTCAATTATTTTTTGGTCCACTGTGTTTATTTACCTTTTCATTGTTAACTGCGGCTGTAGCTGATTTTGACCGCTGACTGTTTGGCTTATGAATACATAAAGCATTTGAACTCTTTGAGCAATATTAATATACATATGTGGTTTGCAGAGGGATGTAtaacaaagtatagtaaagccTGATATTCTCCCACTGTGGGTTTAATACTTTAATCACATATATCCCGTATGGTCCCCATCATGTCACCAGTTACTAGGGTTTGATTATGCTATTTTCAGAATAACCATCACAGTATATCCTATTTCTGTTGCCAGATACAGCATGTTTCAGATAGTATTTTGCCTAATATGTGGAATTATATTCTCGTGCATGTGAAGCTGTTTGATGCATCTCTTATGCAAAAGGGAGCAAAATGTTTTAGGTGCCCTGGCCAATTCTTGCTCAGAAAGTAATTGCTGTTAGTTTTTCCTTTCTGAAGTAAGGTTGTGCAGCCCAATGGCCTCTTGGGGAAACATCCGACCTCAGGAGAGAGTGCCCCCTTGTAAACTAAAAGCTTTGTTAAAATCTCATGGGTGCTTGTAAACTAAATGATATTTAGTGCAATTTAGAaccaatatttcaaaaatcattcTTTCAGACCTTTACCAATCAAAAAAGAGAAATCTTCTTTTGAATGTATTATTTTCCCCAAGTGTGTTTTGTAAGTTGGATGCTGAACTTATGTATTGTGTAGGATGGTGATAACCTGACCAAGGAACAAATAGAAGACGAGataagaaaaattaaagaagCACATGCTGAGGATGAAGGTACTTATTTCAATTTCCACCGCTTAGCAGCTTCCTACGTTTTTGTTATTTCGGGGAACTTTCTTTTGATCTAATTTTCGTTTTGCCTACAGAATTCCCCGATGAAGTGGATACACCATTGGATGTTCCTGCTAGGAAGCGTTTTGCCAAGTACAGAGGCCTCAAGTCTTTCAGAACTTCCTCCTGGGATCCCAAAGTACCTTCTTCTGTTAATTGAAAAATTTGTGTCTAGAAAAATCTCTGGACGTGATCTAATTGCATTAAAAATCTTGGATGGGATTTGCAGGAATCTCTACCTCAAGAGTATGCTAGAATATTTGCATTTGACAATTTTAGTAGGACGCAGAAGCATGTACTGTCTAGAGCCCGAGAGATGGAACAGAACATTGATGAATGTATACCAGCTGGTTCATATGCAAGGCTCCATATCCGGGAAGTTCCAATTGGCGTGGCAAACAAGTTAAATATTGTAACGAAGACAATGCCTGTGACCCTGTGTGGTCTGATGCAGCATGAGTCTAAAATTTCTGTCCTCCACTTCAGGTACATCATCTTGTTATATGCTTTTATAacattttttccttattttctttccCTAGTGATTTTGTTTGTAATTGTTTAAGGACTTAAGTAACTTTCTGTTTGCAGCTTGAAAAAGCATGACAGTTACACTGCTCCAATAAAagctaaagaagaaatgatattCAATCTTGGCTTTCGCCAGTTTGTTGCAAGGTGCTTTTCTTCTGTGTAATAAACTTTGTAACCTTTTGCCAAGTTAAGTTACTAATGTTCACTGACTTCTTTCTCCCCCCTCCCCCAATGATTACAGGCCGATATTTTCTTCAGATAGCTTTAATGCTGACAAGCAAAAAATGGAGAGGTTTCTTCATGCCGGACGTTTTTCAGTAGCTTCAATATATGCTCCTATTTCATTTCCTCCCCTTCCTTTAATTGCCTTGAAGATTAAAGACGACGCAACTTCTGCCACTGTTGCTGCCGTTGGCTCTTTGAGAAGTATTGACCCAGATAGGATTATTCTAAAGAAAATTATTTTAACCGGGTAAGATTCCTTTGACATTTTAAGAGATTCCTTGTTTATGTGGGAGGGGTctgatttttcatttttgaggATGGCTGGAATAATGAAGTGTTGCTAGTTTAGGTTGGTTTGATTGCCCAAGCTTCTCTACGTCTAACACTTGCTAGAGTTGGGATTATAAATTCTGTTTTAGGTTTATCACGGTTCGATTTTTGCTCTGCGTTCGTTTATTTACACTGGAATAGATGGTTTAGATGTTTATTTCTGGAACTTTCTTTCTGAACAACTTAGATTTCTGTTTTTCATCTTTCTCCAGGTCAAAATTTGGTTTATATAGGTTGAACCTTCTTAGTGCCATAATATAGAACCATTGTGCTTTTTCACTAGGCATGACATGACATGTAATTTGTCAACCACGAAATTCTTGTTATTTGTTTATGCATACTGAGATCTTGGAAAAGTTAAGTGGAATATCATTCTAGTTATTCATACTTGCATGGTATTGTTCTAAGAATCATTAGCGTCAGGACATCGTATTCTAAGCTGATTCTTCATGATGATATAATTTGCACTGCTTTTATTCTAGAATTTGAGGCTTTTGTTAGTCCAAAAATGATTGTAGAGAGAGCAAGTAGGTGATACTGTTATTAGTTAGCCTTTGTTCACAAGATATGTCATCTATGTTGCAGTTACCCTCAACGAGTATCAAAATTGAAAGCGACTGTAAGATACATGTTTCATAGCCCAGAGGATGTCAGATGGTTCAAGGTATGTAAACAATTGTATTTTCTATCTTCTTATTTGTGAGCTATTCACCTTTAACAAATTATCTGGACTTTTGTAGCCTGTTGAAGTTTGGTCAAAATGTGGTCGCCGTGGTCGCGTTAAGGAACCTGTCGGTACACATGGTATGTCTCTAAAATGTGAACTGAGTTTTTTCATTAAGGGTATATACTGAAACTTTCCACTCTTGTTctataacacacacacacacacccaaaaaaaaaaaggaagaaaaaattcGTCCAGATATCACAATTCGCCACTGTTGTGCAATTTAGTGTGGTGATgttatttgtatcaaataatgcATAAGCTTGTCATTTGCCCCTTGATTATGGGGCCTGTGGCTATTGCAGCATCCTTTCAAAATTAACTGACCATGCCATTTGTGTATAATCGGAGTTTTCTGATTGGCAACTGGCCAAAAGGGGGAAAAAGGCCTATCAGAGGGAAAAAAAGAAAGAGCAAGTATTGCACTTGCTGTGTTGCTTGAATTATAATAATTGGTTCACTAATTGTTGTGCATGTGTATGCTCACAATGTGAATTATTTGAATTTGATAATAAGAAAAAGCTCTGCATGTTCTTTGGGTTCTTCGATCACTCGACCATCAGCTTGTAGGTCAGCAACCCTGATCATTCAGCCCTTCTACTATTTGTGGATGCCCGAACTATTTGACCCTTTCTAGGTGAACAACTTGTTTCTTGCATGCTCTATTAACTGCCACAAGTACAATTATTTTGAGTTTGTTGTAGGATTTATACTATTTCTTTTTGATGTATTTTATCatgaatttaacttatatacattgTGAGAGTAAAGAATGTTTATACTACATTGTATTTTAACATGTTATAACGGAAAGTTAAAACTCATGTTTTCATATCTGCAGGGGCAATGAAGTGTATCTTCAATGGAATCCTCCAGCAGCATGACACTGTATGCATGAGTTTGTTTAAACGCACATACCCCAAGTGGCCAGAAAAGTGGTTCCCAATGACAGATGCTTAAGCAAGTTCAAGAGGTGGCTCTGGTCTATGGTTTCTTCTTAAGTGTGAAGGGGGAGAAATCATATTTGCTGCACATGGGAATGAAGCTCTGGTTCAGAATGGGTtacttaagtttttttttttgttgttgaggGAAATTTTtactttgtttctttttcttcccCCAACGATTTGTCATAAACCAGTTTATAATGTATAATGTAGGGTAGCTCATTTTTTGGTGCCACAAATTCAATCCTGTATCACTTTATCAATTAGTTTCAAATTGCACACCTTAATTTTTTTTGTCCACAACTGTGAATCCTTAACAAGTTTTATACCATGTTTTGATTATGCTACCCTCTGCTGTTTCCTATAATTTTTCTGGAACGAGTAATATGCACTCCAACGAATCTCAAGAATCCGTGGATATTCAATTATTTATTTGCATACTTGAGGTCTAATAGTTaagggatttttacctttctatactatatatatatatatatatatatatatatatatatatatatatatatatatatgaaactttattacctccctaatcaagttttaacttaattatatgggcatatacaatttaccaatcaaattagttttaaatgagtatccctttatattataAATTGAATAGGGAATCTCCATCCCTACGTTttgtctctctttctctctctccgtctctctctctttctctcctctgTTCTTTCCCCAATTTTCTTCCTTCGTTTTTCTCTGCTTTTCATCCTTTTTTTCCAAGGACTTCATCAATGAATTTCAATTGTTAcaatatagagttttaacttagcaattccCTTTCATGTTGCATAATTGGTGttcgaattgaaattgtcaattaataaattttgaaggtatttgattctccaccattgacaaccattaagaAGCTCCGAAACATTaaattcgaatttggatttttaaaaactattatttgtttggattgggtgttgttacaAACAATTAAGAACATTCTTTGAATCTTATATCTCAAACTTGAGGTGtctggtgaagattagacttgattctgactgaatttcatattgaaactcgaagaagaaaaagaagaaaaagaagaagagcgCATGTCATATAATAGTTacgaaattgtattaaagttgtatgcAAATTGAATTTAAATTGTattatgttgtagttatatatatttttatttgaatgttgtatgaaagttgaaaaatagttatataatgtatgaatcattgtatgaaatttgtatttaagttatcattACTctttttttacataaagttgttgatatgtatcaaaattgtattaagagagaaagttttgattggaatttcagagaggaagaagcacacaccacatACGAAATATATACAAaccagatacaaaatatacaaaagacatattgtataaaatttgtatgaaaattgtacttaagttgtatgatattgtagatgTATTTTCCTCCTCTTAGtaggaggaaaatattttccaaaaaattaAAGTTTATTACAAATAAATATCTATAATAAGCGTTAATTGCTAACACAATTGAAATAATAAATGACCTGCTTTCACAAGTAAATTAAACAACACTGATAGTAAAAGAAAACCTTAGACCATGAGTGTATTATCTAATATGTTTACATGATTATGATCAGTGTTCCACTATGATAGAAAATGGTGGTTGGATTTTCAGTTGTGTTTGGTGCCTTGTTTGCATTCATGGTCTAGGGAAGAGGCAGTGCTATATATGAGTTGTTATTTCTTTTACGTTTTTCATTTCTTTTGTGTTCAGTTGTCGATCGGTTTCTTTCCTTGTTCAGTAGTGAATGggaaagaggagaggagagaaaaaatgaaaaggaagtaactgaatcccctaatttaagacactaataatggattgtatataatttataagtGATTCTTGTTTAGGGCGGGTAGTAATATACAAAACTAGaacaattttgataaattaagtttcaaatattatataggaaggaaaaaattagattttttcAGAAGTTATTAAAATTTAATGGGACATAGAAAAGAGTTAGTAATGTTTGACACCGTTGATCTTATAATATTACTaagtttaagaaaattaaaatgtATTAGAATGAGATTTTTTCACATAGCCACAAAATTAGAATAATATTTATCTGGTTTAACTAGGACTGAGGACCAAATGTATCAAATGTTTACATACATTAAGGACTATACTTGTCAAAATAGATATACCAAGGATCAAATAAAGCAACCCAAATACATTAAGGACCATGTTGATTATTTTTCGTAAAATATTTACGAGGTACTACAAAATATTTCCCCtgcataaaaaattaaaaataaaatatcagtTTCACATGGAAAGATCGGTCTCAGTCAGTAGAATTATAGGCCCACATATTAcggtgaaattaaaaaataggcagatttacaagtggtaattgaaaaatagtcacaatttcaaaaataatcgaaatttagccactttttatataaagataaatttgaacgaaaatactattcaaaattcaaaaaatattccagcataatatactggagttcaaattttttacatgtaaattccagtatattatgctggaactccagtatattatgacggagttccagtataaatacactggaactccatcataatatacaggagtttcagcataatatactggtctaACATAATATGTTGAAAGTTCATACGcatgtgctccaatctctagtatattataccggaacttttcgtgttgaagcaaaataatgactatttttcaatgactttgcaaacgacggctatttttcaattaacaGTCCAAAAACTGGCTAGCCGTTCTATTTTTAACACATTTTAACCGAAGCCCAGTAACGTGGGCCGAAAACCAGTAATGTGtttgaaaaaggaaaagaagcccAGGAACCAGTGTCTTCTTTGCGACTCGCCGGAGGTGGCTAGCTACAACCTATACTCGATAGATTTACCGGACTTATAGACTCGCCGCTCCGGCGAGTTTCTTCGCTAATTTGTTGAACCGAAAGTTTTAAGTTATTTAATAGGAAGCATTGTAAACATGCCTAAACTTCTGTAAGTACAATTCCTTAATTATTCAAAACTCATTCAATTGCTTGCTTTTTTCggatatgtaattttattatatgtTTATTTATACCAGATCGAAAGTCCGTGCGAGTTCGATAGTGCAAACACTTTTAAATGATATTCGAAATGTAAGTTAACTTTTTGCCGTAAAagctgattttttttattttttattttttgtttatagTTTTGCTACATTTTGTTGAATTAAATGAAGCTGAATTCTAATAGAGTTT
This region of Nicotiana tomentosiformis chromosome 4, ASM39032v3, whole genome shotgun sequence genomic DNA includes:
- the LOC104111745 gene encoding uncharacterized protein, whose product is MGNSRAQVNKAHKTRFASKSSRNVHKISSKDKSKIAKPDRNLIKGARAARLQRNKMMREQKRAALLQEKRASSGSNSPPRVIVLFGLSESVDLSALEQDLLKLLSADGNGVLFPAVASSEYKLRATVLKAPHGDVLTCMEMAKVADLIAFVTSASSSNEEDCHIDAFGSHCLSVFRALGLPSTAVLIRDLPSELKKKNDSKKACASSLASEFPEDCKFYPADTKDELHKFLWLFKEQRLSVPHWRNQRPYLMAQKVDILADNSISGKCTLLLSGYIRARSLSVNQLVHITGAGDFQLSKIEVLKDPCPLNVRKGDLMDSDDMNETQVVSCLIPDPMKQEPLLVENVPDPLAGEQTWPTEAEMAEAERNHEERKLKRKTLPKGTSEYQAAWIVEDSDADVSESENEEDDGMVLDEGENAFNSQGRMDEFELDDDQASLSLESDEETETHSMMMDGDNLTKEQIEDEIRKIKEAHAEDEEFPDEVDTPLDVPARKRFAKYRGLKSFRTSSWDPKESLPQEYARIFAFDNFSRTQKHVLSRAREMEQNIDECIPAGSYARLHIREVPIGVANKLNIVTKTMPVTLCGLMQHESKISVLHFSLKKHDSYTAPIKAKEEMIFNLGFRQFVARPIFSSDSFNADKQKMERFLHAGRFSVASIYAPISFPPLPLIALKIKDDATSATVAAVGSLRSIDPDRIILKKIILTGYPQRVSKLKATVRYMFHSPEDVRWFKPVEVWSKCGRRGRVKEPVGTHGAMKCIFNGILQQHDTVCMSLFKRTYPKWPEKWFPMTDA